The Mesorhizobium sp. M1D.F.Ca.ET.043.01.1.1 genome contains a region encoding:
- a CDS encoding ABC transporter permease subunit yields MAYYDGLFDQLGLRGWCDASDSTGPMSMAELLKKSKEAAEGQAPESVPFPSLDALHDACRAVPRTRDFTAGIENSFLHVRVALKTVLDPLTQPLSWLLDFSLRVVEVIPWWALVIALLLLVYFVSRSWSILVLVAATLLLFGFIDHLHYALQTMAIVFTCTFICILIGIPIGILMAKSNRFERLSLPVLDMLQTLPSFVYLIPLIFLFSVTESKLYGIAIILYAVVPVIRLTNLGIRMVDGNVGEAADAFGMDRWQKLAKVEMPLALPSIMAGVNQTIMMALSMVVIASLVSAPGLGVLVLRGINNLELGVGLVAGLGIVLLAINFDRVSKASMARVNGTLQPRGESR; encoded by the coding sequence ATGGCTTATTACGACGGACTATTCGATCAGCTCGGACTTCGCGGGTGGTGCGATGCCTCGGACTCCACGGGTCCGATGAGCATGGCCGAATTGCTCAAGAAGAGCAAAGAAGCCGCGGAAGGGCAGGCCCCAGAGAGCGTTCCGTTCCCATCGCTCGACGCGCTGCATGATGCCTGTCGCGCCGTGCCGCGCACCAGGGACTTCACTGCCGGCATCGAGAACAGCTTCCTCCACGTGCGGGTGGCGTTGAAGACGGTGCTCGATCCGCTGACGCAGCCGCTGTCATGGCTTCTGGATTTCTCGCTCAGGGTGGTTGAGGTCATCCCGTGGTGGGCGCTGGTGATCGCGCTTCTGCTGTTGGTTTATTTCGTGTCTCGGTCCTGGTCCATCCTGGTCCTGGTCGCAGCAACTTTGTTGCTCTTTGGCTTCATCGACCATCTTCATTACGCGCTGCAGACGATGGCAATCGTCTTCACCTGCACGTTCATCTGCATCCTGATTGGCATACCGATCGGCATACTCATGGCGAAGAGCAACCGGTTCGAGAGGCTTTCGCTGCCTGTCCTCGACATGCTGCAGACGCTTCCGTCCTTCGTTTACCTCATTCCTTTGATCTTCCTCTTCTCGGTCACCGAGTCGAAGCTCTACGGGATCGCGATCATCCTTTATGCCGTCGTTCCGGTGATCCGGCTCACGAACCTCGGCATCCGTATGGTCGACGGCAATGTCGGCGAAGCCGCGGATGCGTTTGGCATGGACCGCTGGCAGAAACTGGCGAAGGTGGAGATGCCGCTGGCGCTTCCCAGCATAATGGCGGGCGTCAACCAGACAATCATGATGGCGCTTTCGATGGTCGTCATCGCATCTCTGGTGTCGGCTCCGGGGCTCGGCGTCCTCGTGCTGCGCGGCATCAACAACCTCGAGCTCGGCGTCGGACTGGTCGCGGGCCTCGGCATCGTGCTCCTGGCCATCAATTTCGACAGGGTGAGCAAGGCCTCGATGGCGCGGGTCAACGGAACGCTCCAGCCACGCGGAGAAAGCCGTTGA
- a CDS encoding ATP-binding cassette domain-containing protein — MVPKIQGGMSKAELLGKHNHVIGLQDINVDMRSGDITVIMGLSGSGKSTLIRHLNGLIRPTAGEILLDGVNVAGLAGAALRELRRFRMSMVFQSFALMPHMRVLQNVEMAQRVRGDSEADACNNAIRWLERLGLKGFENHYPHQLSGGMQQRVGIARALASNSDVMLMDEAFSALDPLMRTDMQSLLLELQEELSKTIVFITHDLDEALRIADHLVILKDGVVVQQGEPQSIILNPADAYIEKFVNDINRARVLRAESVMVPGIIVESGTSGQVDVDDNLETVMARSQGDLTRTFVVVRGGIPAGLIKMQDVFTALVPRHAVPPAAAGAIKEARTS, encoded by the coding sequence ATGGTGCCCAAAATCCAGGGCGGCATGAGCAAGGCCGAGCTGCTGGGCAAGCACAACCATGTCATCGGGCTCCAGGACATTAACGTCGACATGCGCAGCGGTGACATCACCGTGATCATGGGCCTTTCGGGTTCGGGAAAGTCGACGTTGATCCGCCATCTGAACGGCCTCATCAGGCCCACAGCCGGCGAAATCCTCCTCGACGGCGTCAATGTGGCGGGCCTCGCCGGTGCGGCGCTCCGGGAGCTGCGCCGGTTTCGGATGTCGATGGTGTTCCAGAGCTTCGCCCTGATGCCGCATATGCGCGTTCTGCAGAACGTCGAGATGGCGCAACGGGTCAGAGGCGACAGCGAAGCGGATGCTTGTAACAACGCGATCAGATGGCTGGAGCGGCTCGGCCTCAAGGGGTTCGAGAACCACTATCCGCACCAGCTCTCCGGCGGCATGCAGCAGCGCGTCGGCATCGCGAGAGCGCTGGCCTCCAATTCCGATGTCATGCTGATGGACGAGGCGTTTTCGGCGCTTGATCCGCTGATGCGGACGGACATGCAGAGCCTTCTGCTCGAACTTCAGGAGGAGCTTTCCAAGACGATCGTCTTCATCACCCACGACCTGGATGAAGCGCTCAGGATCGCGGATCACCTGGTAATCCTGAAAGATGGCGTGGTCGTCCAGCAAGGCGAGCCGCAGAGCATCATCCTCAATCCGGCCGACGCTTACATCGAGAAATTCGTGAACGACATAAATCGCGCTCGCGTGCTCCGCGCCGAGTCCGTCATGGTGCCGGGTATCATCGTCGAATCCGGCACGTCGGGGCAGGTCGATGTGGACGATAATCTCGAAACGGTGATGGCGCGTTCGCAGGGCGATCTCACACGCACCTTCGTGGTCGTCAGGGGCGGCATTCCGGCCGGGTTGATAAAAATGCAGGACGTCTTCACGGCACTCGTCCCTCGGCATGCCGTGCCGCCGGCGGCCGCGGGGGCTATCAAAGAGGCACGCACATCTTGA
- a CDS encoding aldehyde dehydrogenase family protein — MKYLDHFYIDGRFVPARDRPQRVVINPATEEPAGSIAMGTAQDVDVAVAAARKAFGTYGCSTREERLEMLRRVLAQFDERAEEFARLTTLEMGAPITFARQAQIAGSRAHIADTIRILQYYEFERLAGRTMLAFEPVGVCALITPWNFPVLQIVTKVMPALASGCTVVLKPSEYAPISPMLFAEVLHDAGVPPGVFNLINGDGATVGEALSSHPDVDMVSFTGSTRAGVQVAKNAADTVKRVHQELGGNSANILMPDVELEPAVTRGVLGAYRNAGQSCTAPTRMLVPRQLHAEAIGIAKQAAESVVIGDVNDEATMLGPVMNERQFERVNSLIESAVREGASLVTGGSGRPSSLNRGFFVKPTVFGHVTKDMTVAREEMFGPVVSLIPYDSVDEAIEIANDTPYGLAAYLQSKDLGAAKRVASKLRAGQVMINHPAWDASAPFGGFKQSGNGRECGEFGFEAFLEVKAIGGLHGG, encoded by the coding sequence TTGAAATATCTCGACCACTTCTACATCGACGGCCGCTTCGTTCCGGCGAGAGACAGACCACAGAGGGTCGTCATCAACCCGGCGACCGAAGAACCGGCCGGAAGTATCGCGATGGGCACCGCGCAGGACGTGGACGTGGCGGTTGCGGCTGCCCGGAAAGCCTTCGGCACTTATGGTTGTTCGACGCGCGAGGAGCGCCTGGAGATGCTTCGGCGCGTGCTTGCGCAGTTCGATGAGCGAGCGGAGGAGTTTGCGCGACTGACGACGCTCGAGATGGGCGCGCCGATCACATTTGCGCGGCAGGCCCAGATCGCCGGATCGAGGGCGCACATCGCCGACACCATTCGCATTCTCCAATACTATGAATTCGAGCGGCTGGCCGGCCGGACGATGTTGGCGTTTGAACCGGTCGGCGTCTGCGCCCTCATCACGCCGTGGAACTTCCCGGTGCTCCAGATCGTCACGAAAGTCATGCCGGCGCTGGCGAGCGGGTGCACGGTCGTGCTGAAGCCCAGCGAATACGCACCGATCAGCCCCATGCTGTTCGCCGAAGTGCTCCACGATGCCGGCGTTCCGCCCGGCGTCTTCAATCTGATCAACGGTGATGGGGCAACGGTCGGAGAAGCGTTGTCGAGTCATCCTGATGTCGACATGGTGTCATTCACCGGGTCCACCCGTGCAGGCGTTCAAGTCGCTAAGAACGCAGCCGATACCGTCAAGCGCGTCCATCAGGAACTTGGCGGAAATTCCGCCAACATCCTGATGCCGGATGTCGAGCTGGAGCCAGCCGTTACCAGGGGAGTTCTCGGCGCCTACCGCAACGCGGGCCAGTCGTGCACCGCGCCGACACGGATGCTCGTGCCTCGGCAACTGCACGCGGAGGCGATCGGGATCGCCAAACAGGCGGCCGAATCCGTGGTTATCGGTGACGTGAATGACGAAGCTACCATGCTCGGCCCGGTGATGAATGAACGGCAGTTCGAGCGCGTCAATTCGCTGATCGAATCGGCAGTCCGAGAAGGTGCAAGCCTCGTCACAGGCGGGTCCGGCCGACCGTCGTCGCTGAACCGGGGATTTTTCGTGAAACCGACGGTGTTCGGCCATGTGACGAAGGATATGACCGTGGCTCGGGAGGAGATGTTCGGCCCGGTCGTCAGCCTCATCCCGTATGACAGCGTCGATGAGGCGATCGAGATCGCCAACGACACGCCCTATGGCCTCGCCGCTTATCTGCAGTCGAAGGATCTGGGCGCGGCCAAACGCGTCGCCTCGAAACTCCGCGCCGGACAGGTGATGATCAACCACCCTGCCTGGGATGCGTCCGCGCCGTTCGGAGGCTTCAAGCAGTCGGGGAACGGTCGCGAATGCGGGGAGTTCGGTTTCGAGGCATTCCTCGAGGTCAAGGCGATCGGCGGACTCCATGGAGGCTAG